A window of Uloborus diversus isolate 005 unplaced genomic scaffold, Udiv.v.3.1 scaffold_577, whole genome shotgun sequence contains these coding sequences:
- the LOC129233646 gene encoding H/ACA ribonucleoprotein complex subunit DKC1-like: protein MEVLGMDQDVPIPKSSEKKKKKKRSLGDVQMEETFFVAPSEKPPTLNCKDWPLLLKNIDSLNIRTSHYTPLACGSSPLQREIREYMKSGFINLDKPSNPSSHEVVAWLKRMLRVEKTGHSGTLDPKVTGCLTVCIERATRLVKSQQSAGKEYVCIFKLHNSVPDQSHVLKALELQTGALFQRPPLISAVKRQLRVRTIYEVKLLEYDNEKNLGIFWVSCEAGTYVRTMCVHLGLTLGVGGQMAELRRVRTGIQHETENLYTMHDVLDAMWVYDNFNDESYLRRVIQPLEALLTTHKRIVMKDSAVNAICYGAKIMLPGVLRYEDGIELNQEIVAITVKGEAIAL, encoded by the exons GATGTTCAGATGGAAGAGACATTCTTCGTTGCCCCATCAGAAAAACCACCAACGTTAAATTGCAAAGACTGGCCTCTCCTTCTCaaa AACATAGACAGTTTAAATATAAGGACATCACACTACACTCCTTTGGCATGTGGTAGCTCTCCTCTACAGAGAGAAATAAGGGAGTATATGAAATCTGGATTTATCAATCTGGACAAGCCATCTAACCCTTCATCACATGAAGTTGTTGCATGGCTGAAAAGAATGCTGCGGGTGGAGAAGACTGGACACAGTGGAACTTTGGATCCTAAAGTGACAGGATGCTTAACGGTCTGTATTGAGCGTGCTACACGACTTGTGAAGTCTCAGCAATCTGCCGGAAAGGAATACGTCTGCATTTTTAAACTTCACAATTCAGTACCTGACCAGTCTCATgttctgaag GCCCTTGAACTACAGACAGGAGCTCTCTTCCAAAGACCACCCTTAATATCTGCTGTGAAAAGACAGTTGCGTGTCCGGACAATATATGAAGTAAAACTCCTAgaatatgataatgaaaaaaatcttg gcaTATTTTGGGTTAGCTGTGAAGCTGGTACTTATGTACGAACCATGTGTGTGCATTTGGGCTTGACTCTTGGTGTTGGGGGCCAAATGGCAGAACTAAGAAGAGTACGAACTGGTATCCAGCATGAAACA GAAAACTTGTATACTATGCATGATGTGTTAGATGCAATGTGGGTGTATGACAATTTCAATGATGAATCATATCTAAGAAGGGTAATACAACCTTTGGAAGCTTTGCTGACTACCCACAAAAGAATAGTAATGAAAGACAGTGCA GTTAATGCAATTTGTTACGGTGCAAAGATTATGCTGCCCGGAGTTCTCAGGTATGAAGATGGTATTGAGCTTAATCAAGAGATCGTTGCCATAACTGTCAAAGGTGAAGCTATTGCACTGG